From Sphingorhabdus sp. SMR4y:
ACCGGGAGACCGCCGAGATCGCAGTGCAGGCGAGCCTGACCGGCCATCTGGTACTCTCCACCGTGCACACCAATGACGCGGTGGGCGCGATCACCCGTATGCGCGATATGAAGGTGGAGCCGTTTCTGCTCGCCTCGACGCTGCGTGCGGTGATTGCCCAGCGACTGGTGCGCAGGCTGTGCGAGCATTGCCGCACGCCGATCCAGGCGGATGGCAGCCTGGCCTCGCTGCTCGGCTTTGACAATGGCACGGTGGTCTATCGGGAAACGGGCTGCGAACATTGCAACCAGACCGGCTTCCAGGGCCGCATCGGCGTGTTCGAGGCGATCCGGATCGACGACACATTACGCAAGCTGATCAATGATGGTGGCGACGAGGCGCGAATCGCATCGCATGCGTTTCTCAAGCAACCCAATCTCGGATCGGCCGCCAGGGCCCTCGTTCGCGAGGGACTGACCACCGCCGAAGAAGGCATCAGGATATCCCGTCGCGAAAGCGAACCGACCCTGATTGGCTGAAATGATTTCATCGGATATCAGTCCGGTTCTCTTCCCATGAAGCGAAAGCGGCGTTACACTTCCGCATGACCGACAGTTCCTCCATGACCTATGCGCGCTATCTGGCGCTCGACACGCTGCTCGATGCGCAGCACCCGCGTTCCGATCTGGACGACGAGATGCTGTTCATCATCATTCACCAGACCAAGGAACTTTGGCTCAAGCAGATCATCCGGGAGATGCGCTTTGCCAAGCAGCAAATCGGATGTGACGCGCTGGTGCCGGCCTATAAGGCGCTGGCACGGGTCAGTCGCATCCAGGCGGTCATGACATTGAGCTGGGACGTATTGTCGACGATGACACCGAGCGATTATACGCGGTTCCGTCATGTGCTTGGGCCGAGCTCCGGTTTTCAGTCCGACCAGTTCCGTACCGTGGAATATATGCTCGGCCTCAAGGACAAGGCTTTTCTGAAATATCAGGACAGTCGGCCGGAAGCGCAGGCGGCGATGCAGGCAGCGCTGGACCAGCCGAGCATCTGGGATGATGCGATCGCGGCGCTGGCGAGGTCCGGTTTCGATATTGATCCGGACCTGCTGGCTCGTGATTTTGCGCAATCCCACCAACCGTCCGAACAGGTCGAGGCGGCCTTTCTGGAAGTCTATCGCAAGCCCGAACACTATTGGGACCTCTATCAACTGGCGGAGAAGTTGGTTGATCTGGATGATGCGATGGCGACCTGGCGGCACAAGCATGTGCTGACCGTCGAGCGGATCATTGGTGGTAAAATGGGCACCGGCGGAACCGCGGGCGTGTCCTATTTGCAGAGCACATTGGGCAAGCGCGCCTTTCCCGAACTCTGGTCACTGCGCACCCAGTTATGAGCTGGAAACATCTGTTCTCCCGGTCTCTTGCCGGCAATCCGGATCGTCTTCACTTTGCCGCGCACAGTCATCATCTCTGGCCCGATGCCAGCTATGCCGGCCATCTGGCAGCGTGGCAGGACGCGGCCGTGCTGGCGGATCACAAGTGGGACAAGATCATGGGACCTGTCTGGTCCGAAGCACAGCAGCATGTTGCCGATGAACTGAAGCTACCCGATCCTTCGACCCTGTGCTTTGCGCCCAACACCCATGATTTTATCGTGCGTCTGTTGTCCGCGATTCCGGCGCGGCCTGTCAGGGTGCTCGCGACCGATGGCGAGTTTCACAGCTTTCGCCGGCAAATGGCCCGCTGGGTGGAAGCGGGAGATGTGGTACTGGAAACCGTTGCGCCAGAAGCGTTGCTCGAAACCGCCCGGTCTGGCGTGTTTGACCTGATATTCTTCAGTCATGTGCTGTTCAATTCCGGCACTATTATCTCCGTGCTGGACGAACTTGCAGCCCTTGCGCATCCGGAGGGGCCCTGGGTGGTAATCGACGGCTATCATGGCTTCATGGCGATCGAGACCGATCTGTCGCAAATAGCGGATCGGGTGTTTTATCTCTCCGGCGGCTACAAATATGCGATGGCGGGGGAAGGGGCCTGTTTCCTGCACGCGCCTCCCGGCTTTGCGGAGCGGCCTGCAGTGACCGGTTGGTATGCCGCCTTCGACGATCTGGCCTTGCCGCCGGGGGATGTTGGCTATGCGCCGGACGGGCGTCGTTTTCTCGGCAGCACTTTTGATCCCTCCGGACTGTACCGGTTCAACGCCGTGCAAAATATGCTGGCTGCCGAAGGGCTGACGACTGCGGTGATTTCAGACCATGTCGCGGCCTTGCAGACGCAGTTTATGGAGGACGCGCCGTTCGCCGGTTTTGAATTGCTCAACTCGCTTGGTGCCCCGCAGCACGCGCGCTTTCTCGCCTTTCGCGGGGAAATTGCCTCGGTGCTCCATGACAGGCTGGCCGAGCAGAATGTCGTGACAGATGTCCGGGGCGACGTTCTGCGGATCGGCTTCGGGCTTTATCAAGATCGGGACGATGTCGCGCGCTTGCTAAAAATAATAGAGCAGTTGGCCTGAACGATCTGCCGCTACGGCCTGTCGGCTTTGGCCCATTTTTTCAGCGGATTCCGTATTTTTACCACGGATTTTTCCGTTGACCTCAGCATATTCCGCAATAGGCTTAACCAGTCAATTAAATCCCTATTGCAAAGGACTGACCATGAGCATTTCCGTCGATATCCAGAATGATGTGGCGCTTATCACCCTGGACGACGGCAAGGCCAATGCCGTCAATTTTGAGCTGATGGAGGCGCTCAACGCCGCGCTCGACAAGGCCGAGGCGGATGCCAAGGCGATCGTTCTTGCTGGCCGCGAAGGGCGTTTCTCCGGCGGTTTTGATCTGGGCATGATGAGCAGCTTCACCCGTGACGATTCTGTCCGTCTGCTCGACCGGGCCTCGGAGTTGGTGTTGCGCCTCTATGGCGGGCCGCTTCCGATCGTCGGTGCCTGTACCGGCCATGCGATTGCCATGGGCGTCTTCCTGCTCATGTCCTGCGATACGCGGGTGGGGGCCGCTGGCGACTTCAAACTGGGCGCGAATGAATCGATCACCGGCATGACCCTGCCGGTCTTCGCGGTCGAGCTGGCGCGCGATCGGCTCAGTCCGTTGCACCAGACGCGGGCGATGATCCAGGCGTTCATCTATGATCCGAAAGGTGCAGTAGAGGCCGGTTATCTCGATCTGCTGGTCGAACCGGACAAGGTGGTCGGACAGGCGACCGCGATTGCGGGACAGCTCGCCAAGCTGCCGGGCCATGCCTATGCCTATCAGAAATCGGCGATGCGCAAGCCGGCGCTGGATGCAATCCGGGCCAGTATCGGCAATCATCCCAATTTGCGGAACTAGCTGCAGGCGGGCGCCTTAGCGGTGCTGGTCTATCAGGATCGGGTTGCCGTCGGGATCCGTTAGCATGATGCTGGCCGGCCCCTGTTCGCCTTCGGTCCGGCTGTCCAGTGTCACGCCCGCTTCCAGCAAGGATTTCTCGATGGCACGGACATCGTCAAAATCATCGAGATTTTGCGCAGACTGATCCCATCCGGGATTGAAAGTAAGCATATTCCTGGGAAACATGCCCTCGAACAGGCCGAGCGTGGTTTCGCCGTTTTTCAGGATCAGCCATTTCTGCTCCTGATCGCCGCCGAACTGAACAAATCCGAGCTTTTCATAGAACGCTCTGGATGCGGCGATATCCTTGACCGACAGGCTGATCGAAAAGGCTCCGAGTTTCATGGTCATTCTCCTTGTTTCAACTAATGGCGGGCGGGCAGGATTTTCGGGTTCTGCAGCAACGCAGCCGACAAGAACGCAATGATCAGGCCGACGGGAAAAATTTCCAGAAAGGTCATGGGCATGCGGATATAGACTTTCCCGTAATCAGAGCGCAACTTCTCCAGCGCTGCGGTTTCCTGGGCCAGTTTTTCCGCCGTCAGGCCCGCTGCCCGTTTTGTCTCGATCGCGCTGTTCACATAATTGTCGATGAATGCATAGCCGTTGCTCATCGAATAGAATTCCCAAACCACCGTATAGATCAGTGCTGCAATCACCGCGATAGCGAGACCCATGGCAAAGGCGGGCAGAAAGCGGATCACGCCACCCAGTTCCTGGTCGCGATAGCGCTTGATGCCGATGAATATCATCGACAGCGCGACCAGCATGGTCAGATAGCCGAACAGTTCGGAAGACAGAAAGCTGCCACCGTCGCTGACGATCAGACCCAGGATCATGGTGACGATGGTGATGGTCCCGGAAATCAATCCGTAGGTTAAAGCGATTTTCTGCATGATATCCTCTCCGTTGATGCGGCGGTTATGGCACCGGTGCCGGCTCTTGAAAATCACCCGGATGGGTGATTTGGCCCATATCACCCGTATATATCACGGTATCAGATGCAGCGACCTTGCTTCCTCGATCGCCCGGACACGGCCACTGACCTGAAGCTTTTCGTAGAGCCGGGCGATATGTGTTTTGACCGTATTGGGCGAGATATCGAGCGAACGCCCGATTTCCTTGTTGGACTGGCCGTTGGCCAACGCCTCGAGCACTTCCAGCTCCCGCCCCGATATGCCTAGTGATTTGAGCGCGGCCCTGTTTCGTTCAAATGGGCCGCTCGGCTTTGTCGCGGTCAACCTGTGTCCCACCCAGATGCCCAGCGACACAAAGGCCAGTGCGATCAGGACGATATAGATTTCCACCGAATAGGCCTTTGCGAAATATTGATATTGCAGCCACTCCAGCGCGAATGCGGCGACGGCCAATGCTGTGGCATAAAAGATCACGATCCGGATCGTCGGACGCGGCATGGTCACCCTGCAGCCTGCTCGCCAGAGGATTCGACATCCCGCCGCATGACCTTTCCGTAAATCCAGCCGATGCCGATCAAGGCGATGCCGAGACCGAGGAAGGAAATGATGCGCAATATCCCGTCGAGTTGATTGGCGTCAAACAGGAAGACCTTGAGCGTCACGACTGTCAGCAGCAACAGGCCGGCAATCCGCAGCAATATGTTGCCGGTCTGAATCCCGCGTGCCAGCCAGGCGATCGCGAGGACCAGCAAGCCGGCGCTGTAGAGATAGGTTTCGGAGGATGTGAACGGCGGGGTTGCGATATCACTGCCGTGAACCATTTGCCGGACGGTGACCATGACTGCGGCAATTGCCGCCAACAGACTACCGGCAGCCAAGATTCTCGGCATGTTGGTGAAACGCAGGCTGGCCGGATCGATGCGAGAAAACTGCCAGAGCCAGACGGCTGCCCCGGTATAATGCAGCGTTCCCAGGTTGGCGATCGGCGCTGTGCCGAGCAGCTGTTTGACCGCAGTGGGGCTCAGCAAGAGCAGGTCGAAATAGACAAAGCGGAACAATACCAACCCCGCCAGGGCCAGGCCGAGTGATCGCAATGCCGATAATTTGTCGGCCGGCCAGTCGCGCCACAGCAGCAACCAGCCGCCCAGCGCCAGAACATGGGTGAAGATCGCCCGTTCGGCAAAGCCAAAAGTGACAAAATCCTGAATGGGACCGATGGCGAGGGGTTGTTTCAACAGCAGATAGAGAAAGCCGCCGATAGCCGTGATCCCCATGACAGCCAGCAAGCGCCGGGATTTCGGCTGGAATATGTCGCGGAAAATTGCCACCACACCGAGCAGCAACAAGGCCGGGACCAGCAGTTCGACTATCATGTCCGATACCGCTGGCAACCCGCTGTAAAGATCGGTCTCTCCCGCGAGAGAGGCCAGCAGCGTGATGACCAGCTGATAGGCCGACACCAGCATCAGCAGGCCA
This genomic window contains:
- a CDS encoding helix-turn-helix domain-containing protein is translated as MPRPTIRIVIFYATALAVAAFALEWLQYQYFAKAYSVEIYIVLIALAFVSLGIWVGHRLTATKPSGPFERNRAALKSLGISGRELEVLEALANGQSNKEIGRSLDISPNTVKTHIARLYEKLQVSGRVRAIEEARSLHLIP
- a CDS encoding tryptophan 2,3-dioxygenase → MTDSSSMTYARYLALDTLLDAQHPRSDLDDEMLFIIIHQTKELWLKQIIREMRFAKQQIGCDALVPAYKALARVSRIQAVMTLSWDVLSTMTPSDYTRFRHVLGPSSGFQSDQFRTVEYMLGLKDKAFLKYQDSRPEAQAAMQAALDQPSIWDDAIAALARSGFDIDPDLLARDFAQSHQPSEQVEAAFLEVYRKPEHYWDLYQLAEKLVDLDDAMATWRHKHVLTVERIIGGKMGTGGTAGVSYLQSTLGKRAFPELWSLRTQL
- a CDS encoding DUF4199 domain-containing protein — its product is MQKIALTYGLISGTITIVTMILGLIVSDGGSFLSSELFGYLTMLVALSMIFIGIKRYRDQELGGVIRFLPAFAMGLAIAVIAALIYTVVWEFYSMSNGYAFIDNYVNSAIETKRAAGLTAEKLAQETAALEKLRSDYGKVYIRMPMTFLEIFPVGLIIAFLSAALLQNPKILPARH
- a CDS encoding crotonase/enoyl-CoA hydratase family protein; amino-acid sequence: MSISVDIQNDVALITLDDGKANAVNFELMEALNAALDKAEADAKAIVLAGREGRFSGGFDLGMMSSFTRDDSVRLLDRASELVLRLYGGPLPIVGACTGHAIAMGVFLLMSCDTRVGAAGDFKLGANESITGMTLPVFAVELARDRLSPLHQTRAMIQAFIYDPKGAVEAGYLDLLVEPDKVVGQATAIAGQLAKLPGHAYAYQKSAMRKPALDAIRASIGNHPNLRN
- a CDS encoding VOC family protein — encoded protein: MKLGAFSISLSVKDIAASRAFYEKLGFVQFGGDQEQKWLILKNGETTLGLFEGMFPRNMLTFNPGWDQSAQNLDDFDDVRAIEKSLLEAGVTLDSRTEGEQGPASIMLTDPDGNPILIDQHR
- a CDS encoding class V aminotransferase, which codes for MSWKHLFSRSLAGNPDRLHFAAHSHHLWPDASYAGHLAAWQDAAVLADHKWDKIMGPVWSEAQQHVADELKLPDPSTLCFAPNTHDFIVRLLSAIPARPVRVLATDGEFHSFRRQMARWVEAGDVVLETVAPEALLETARSGVFDLIFFSHVLFNSGTIISVLDELAALAHPEGPWVVIDGYHGFMAIETDLSQIADRVFYLSGGYKYAMAGEGACFLHAPPGFAERPAVTGWYAAFDDLALPPGDVGYAPDGRRFLGSTFDPSGLYRFNAVQNMLAAEGLTTAVISDHVAALQTQFMEDAPFAGFELLNSLGAPQHARFLAFRGEIASVLHDRLAEQNVVTDVRGDVLRIGFGLYQDRDDVARLLKIIEQLA